The Solanum lycopersicum chromosome 2, SLM_r2.1 DNA window tatttgtcatgttgcatttttcgaaagtcaatttaactaattttcaaagttaaattagattatattaatttgatattttaaacaaaaaatttagatattcaaaaactattcaaagagtactataaattgtaattttttgcatatccatatgatgaaaaaatacatcatacaatgtaagtcaaaatttttatcgTTTAAATCTATAAAAGAAAACTATGACAAATGAAAACAGACAAAAAacgtattattttttcataaaaatcttgTCAATCTTCTCGtgacaactaaaaaaataataattagaggGAGTATTATTTTAAGGGTCTGaaattgtaaaaatttataatattttttattttaaaatacacgaataatttttttaatttttaattaaaacatactaaagttaaaatgacaaaaaatattcaaaaagataaaataaataactaaaatactAGTCTGACTAAATTTTCTAGAACTAAAAGGATATTTCCTTATTTTAGTTTAGCTAAGTATACTTGATATTCTCACTTAAGAGTATAGTGCGTATGTTATGTTTAATGATGTGATCATTATTAAAACTAAgtgattaataaattaaatacacGAGATATTTATATAAACTTGTTCTATTCAAATTATTACTATAGCATCTCATTAAATATTCCTCCCAAAGAGAAACGAAAAATGGGATTGGAGAATTGCATCAGTCATTACTAAGAAGTTAAAAACAatgattaatttgaattcatttgttttattaaattttttcatcgAGAACTCGAAAAAAATGATTAGaaagtttataataataaaagattaaGTAAAAGATATTAGCACAGTATGTATTAGAGAAAGGGAGAGAGGAGGTAGACGTGTGGAGCTACAAAGAGGGCTCAAGCAGAAGAATCAAGTAGAGTCATGATAGAATACCAGCTGCTCTTTGTAGTTGAGTTTTCTCTAAGAATAAACCATTTTCAAGAACCCATAAAATGGAGTCACAGAGTAGTGAAAAcagaagaggaggaggaggaaggaCATCCTTGAACCAGAATAAgcaaaacaacaacaaagatTCAGGCTTGAATACTTCTTCTGCAGCTAGTAACATGAAGAATAACGCTAGTAAGGCTGCACTGGCTCAGTACAATGCTGATGCAAAGTTAATGGCTGAGTTTGAGCAGTCTAGTGTTTCTGGTAAGTCTTTTGATTATTCAAAATCTGTTCTTTTTCCACCACATGAAGCTAATGAAGAAGAAATCACTTCTTATCTTTCAAGAATTCAAAGGGGTGGGCTTGTTCAACCATTTGGGTGTATGGTCGCTATTGAGGAACCCACTTTCAAGATTATAGGTTATAGTGAGAATTGCTATGATATGTTGGGTTTTAAGCCTACAAAGATGAAATTAGGTCTGATTGGTGTTGATGCTAGAAATCTTTTTACCCCTTCTTCAGGGGATTCATTGGCTAAAGTTATGGCTTCTAGGGAAATTTCTTTGTTGAACCCTATATGGGTTCATTCTAGGACTACCCATAAGCCCTTTTATGCTATACTTCACAGGATTGATGTGGGCATTGTGATTGATTTAGAACCTGCTAATTCTAGTGATCCTGCATTGCTGCTTGCTGGGGCAGTGCAGTCACAAAAACTGGCGGTACGGTCAATATCTAGGTTGCAGTCACTCCCTGGTGGAGATATAGGGGTTCTATGTGATACAGCTGTGGAAGATGTGCAGAAGCTGACTGGATATGATAGGGTAATGGTCTATAAGTTCCATGATGATAATCATGGTGAAATTGTGTCTGAGATAAGGAGATCAGACTTGGAACCTTATTTGGGTTTGCATTATCCTGCAACAGATATCCCACAAGCTGCCCGCTTCTTGTTTAAACAGAACAGAGTTAGGATGATATGTGATTGTAATGCTCAGCCTGTTAAGGTTGTTCAGAGTGAAGAACTAAAGCAGCCTATCTGCTTGGTTAATTCGACTCTTAGATCACCTCATGAATGCCATAGCAAGTATATGGCCAACATGGGATCTATATCGTCTTTGGTTATGGCAGTTCTTATCAATAGCGGTGATTCAATGAAGCTTTGGGGTTTGATTGTCTGTCATCACACTTCTCCTCGGTATGTGCCTTTCCCACTTCGATATGCATGTGAATTCTTCACACAGGCATTCGGCTTGCAGCTTAATATGGAGCTTCAATTGGCATCACAGCTGGCAGAGAAGAAAACTCTCCAGATGCAGACCTTACTATGTGACATGCTTCTTCGAGATGTTCCATTTGGCGTTGTAACACAATCCCCTAGTATTATGGACCTTGTGAAGTGTGATGGAGCTGCACTTTATTGTGGTGGAAAATGTTGGTTGCTTGGGGTGACACCAACTGAAGCACAAGTTAAAGATATTGCACAGTGGTTACTAGTTGCTCATAAGGACTCTACAGGTTTAAGTACTGACTGCCTTGCGGATGCTGGTTATCCTGGTGCGGCTTTACTGGGAGATGCTGTTTGTGGCATGGCTACTGCGAGAATTACTTCCAAGGATTTTCTATTCTGGTTCAGGTCTCACACAGCTAAGGAAGTCAAGTGGGGAGGTGCTAAGCATCATCCAGATGATAAAGATGATGGAGGAAAAATGCACCCACGATCTTCATTTAATGCCTTTCTTGAAGTGGTTAAAAGCAGAAGTTTGCCATGGGAGATTCCGGAGATTAATGCCATTCATTCTCTACAAATCATAATGAGAGAATCAATCCAAGAGAACGAAAACAGCTCTCTAAAAACTTTGACTACTTCTCAACAGAATGATGCTGATGGGCCAAGCATGGATGAGCTTAGTTCTGTGGCAATGGAAATGGTTAGATTGATTGAGACAGCCACTGCTccaattttcggagttgatccATCTGGCTTAATAAATGGATGGAATGAGAAGATTGCTGACTTAACAGGATTGCATGCTAGTGAAGCAGTTGGAATGTCTCTCATTAATGATATTACTCATGAAGATTCACGTGGAACTGTTGAAAAAGTTCTACATAGAGCTCTGTTAGGTACTTCTTATGTTGACTTAATAGCAATCATTAAAATTTGGATACGTCCTTAATACTACATGGCTATAATTCTATCTATCTGCTCATGGTGTTATTTTATCTGCATTCTTTATGCATTGCAGTCATACATGATAGCATATCTTCTTAGATTTGAAATTCAGGCGTACTGGTAAGAGAATTGGCTACCTACACTTATTCAATTGGCCTTTCATCTTGTTTGTTGTAATATATACGTAGTTACCTGCATTACTTGGGGCGATATTATGCTTTCAGCATTGACTAGTCGGTCATCTCCACTGCATAGTAGACTTAGGTTGCTCTTTCAGTGCACTCTTTTAgttaaaatagatatttttccTCGTCTGGGTAAGTCAAAATTGACTGACAGCCTGAGCACAGAAGTTTCCACTAACATTCCCCAGCTTGTTCTCACTCCCCACCCTCTCTCTATCTTTGTCACTTGTGATTCAGGTGAGGAGGAAAAAAATGTGGAAATAAAATTGCGAAGGTTTGGGAAAGATCCACCAGGATCAGTTATATACCTTGTGATCAATGCCTGCACAAGCCGGGACCACAAAAATGGTGTTGTTGGTGTGTCCTTTGTGGCTCAAGATGTCACTCCTGAGAAATTTATCATGGATAAATTCATACAGTTGCGAGGAGATTATGAGGCTATTGTACAAAGTCTTAGTCCATTGATTCCACCAATATTTGCTTCTGATGAAAATGCTTGTTGTTCGGAGTGGAATGCAGCAATGGAAAGATTGACTGGTTGGACAAAATATGAGGTCATGGGGAGGACTCTTCCCGGTGAAGTTTTTGGTGGTCTTTGTCGTCTTACGGGACAAGATGCCCTTACAAAATTTATGATTCTTTTCTACCAAGCAATTAGTGGTCATGACACCAAAAAGCTTCCCTTTGGCTTTTTTAATAGGAGAGGAGAGTTTTTGGAAGTGTTCCTAACAGCAAACAAGAGAACTGATGAACATGGGAATGTATGTGGGTGTTTCTGCTTCCTGCAGCCTATGACGATTGACCCAGAAGCATCAGATGAGAGACAAGACTCTAAAGATTCG harbors:
- the PHYE gene encoding phytochrome E isoform X2 yields the protein MESQSSENRRGGGGRTSLNQNKQNNNKDSGLNTSSAASNMKNNASKAALAQYNADAKLMAEFEQSSVSGKSFDYSKSVLFPPHEANEEEITSYLSRIQRGGLVQPFGCMVAIEEPTFKIIGYSENCYDMLGFKPTKMKLGLIGVDARNLFTPSSGDSLAKVMASREISLLNPIWVHSRTTHKPFYAILHRIDVGIVIDLEPANSSDPALLLAGAVQSQKLAVRSISRLQSLPGGDIGVLCDTAVEDVQKLTGYDRVMVYKFHDDNHGEIVSEIRRSDLEPYLGLHYPATDIPQAARFLFKQNRVRMICDCNAQPVKVVQSEELKQPICLVNSTLRSPHECHSKYMANMGSISSLVMAVLINSGDSMKLWGLIVCHHTSPRYVPFPLRYACEFFTQAFGLQLNMELQLASQLAEKKTLQMQTLLCDMLLRDVPFGVVTQSPSIMDLVKCDGAALYCGGKCWLLGVTPTEAQVKDIAQWLLVAHKDSTGLSTDCLADAGYPGAALLGDAVCGMATARITSKDFLFWFRSHTAKEVKWGGAKHHPDDKDDGGKMHPRSSFNAFLEVVKSRSLPWEIPEINAIHSLQIIMRESIQENENSSLKTLTTSQQNDADGPSMDELSSVAMEMVRLIETATAPIFGVDPSGLINGWNEKIADLTGLHASEAVGMSLINDITHEDSRGTVEKVLHRALLGEEEKNVEIKLRRFGKDPPGSVIYLVINACTSRDHKNGVVGVSFVAQDVTPEKFIMDKFIQLRGDYEAIVQSLSPLIPPIFASDENACCSEWNAAMERLTGWTKYEVMGRTLPGEVFGGLCRLTGQDALTKFMILFYQAISGHDTKKLPFGFFNRRGEFLEVFLTANKRTDEHGNVCGCFCFLQPMTIDPEASDERQDSKDSLWKYKEYAYVLQQMKNPLNGIQFTHKLLEATGVSDNQKQLLETSEACEKQILSVIDNMDFGGIEDGSKVQLNMEEFVLGNVVDAIVSQVMIFLKEKNLQLLHDIPDQIKTLPLYGDQIKLQRVLSDFLLSVVHHAPSPDGWVEIKVLPGLKLIQDGNELIHLQLS
- the PHYE gene encoding phytochrome E isoform X1 translates to MESQSSENRRGGGGRTSLNQNKQNNNKDSGLNTSSAASNMKNNASKAALAQYNADAKLMAEFEQSSVSGKSFDYSKSVLFPPHEANEEEITSYLSRIQRGGLVQPFGCMVAIEEPTFKIIGYSENCYDMLGFKPTKMKLGLIGVDARNLFTPSSGDSLAKVMASREISLLNPIWVHSRTTHKPFYAILHRIDVGIVIDLEPANSSDPALLLAGAVQSQKLAVRSISRLQSLPGGDIGVLCDTAVEDVQKLTGYDRVMVYKFHDDNHGEIVSEIRRSDLEPYLGLHYPATDIPQAARFLFKQNRVRMICDCNAQPVKVVQSEELKQPICLVNSTLRSPHECHSKYMANMGSISSLVMAVLINSGDSMKLWGLIVCHHTSPRYVPFPLRYACEFFTQAFGLQLNMELQLASQLAEKKTLQMQTLLCDMLLRDVPFGVVTQSPSIMDLVKCDGAALYCGGKCWLLGVTPTEAQVKDIAQWLLVAHKDSTGLSTDCLADAGYPGAALLGDAVCGMATARITSKDFLFWFRSHTAKEVKWGGAKHHPDDKDDGGKMHPRSSFNAFLEVVKSRSLPWEIPEINAIHSLQIIMRESIQENENSSLKTLTTSQQNDADGPSMDELSSVAMEMVRLIETATAPIFGVDPSGLINGWNEKIADLTGLHASEAVGMSLINDITHEDSRGTVEKVLHRALLGEEEKNVEIKLRRFGKDPPGSVIYLVINACTSRDHKNGVVGVSFVAQDVTPEKFIMDKFIQLRGDYEAIVQSLSPLIPPIFASDENACCSEWNAAMERLTGWTKYEVMGRTLPGEVFGGLCRLTGQDALTKFMILFYQAISGHDTKKLPFGFFNRRGEFLEVFLTANKRTDEHGNVCGCFCFLQPMTIDPEASDERQDSKDSLWKYKEYAYVLQQMKNPLNGIQFTHKLLEATGVSDNQKQLLETSEACEKQILSVIDNMDFGGIEDGSKVQLNMEEFVLGNVVDAIVSQVMIFLKEKNLQLLHDIPDQIKTLPLYGDQIKLQRVLSDFLLSVVHHAPSPDGWVEIKVLPGLKLIQDGNELIHLQLRMTHPGQGLPAALIDDMSGERNRWTTQEGIALNVAQKLLNVMNGHVRYVRGEDKCYFLIDVELQTSKPTQHGPKLEVTQEIEI
- the PHYE gene encoding phytochrome E — encoded protein: MESQSSENRRGGGGRTSLNQNKQNNNKDSGLNTSSAASNMKNNASKAALAQYNADAKLMAEFEQSSVSGKSFDYSKSVLFPPHEANEEEITSYLSRIQRGGLVQPFGCMVAIEEPTFKIIGYSENCYDMLGFKPTKMKLGLIGVDARNLFTPSSGDSLAKVMASREISLLNPIWVHSRTTHKPFYAILHRIDVGIVIDLEPANSSDPALLLAGAVQSQKLAVRSISRLQSLPGGDIGVLCDTAVEDVQKLTGYDRVMVYKFHDDNHGEIVSEIRRSDLEPYLGLHYPATDIPQAARFLFKQNRVRMICDCNAQPVKVVQSEELKQPICLVNSTLRSPHECHSKYMANMGSISSLVMAVLINSGDSMKLWGLIVCHHTSPRYVPFPLRYACEFFTQAFGLQLNMELQLASQLAEKKTLQMQTLLCDMLLRDVPFGVVTQSPSIMDLVKCDGAALYCGGKCWLLGVTPTEAQVKDIAQWLLVAHKDSTGLSTDCLADAGYPGAALLGDAVCGMATARITSKDFLFWFRSHTAKEVKWGGAKHHPDDKDDGGKMHPRSSFNAFLEVVKSRSLPWEIPEINAIHSLQIIMRESIQENENSSLKTLTTSQQNDADGPSMDELSSVAMEMVRLIETATAPIFGVDPSGLINGWNEKIADLTGLHASEAVGMSLINDITHEDSRGTVEKVLHRALLGEEEKNVEIKLRRFGKDPPGSVIYLVINACTSRDHKNGVVGVSFVAQDVTPEKFIMDKFIQLRGDYEAIVQSLSPLIPPIFASDENACCSEWNAAMERLTGWTKYEVMGRTLPGEVFGGLCRLTGQDALTKFMILFYQAISGHDTKKLPFGFFNRRGEFLEVFLTANKRTDEHGNVCGCFCFLQPMTIDPEASDERQDSKDSLWKYKEYAYVLQQMKNPLNGIQFTHKLLEATGVSDNQKQLLETSEACEKQILSVIDNMDFGGIEDGKVQLNMEEFVLGNVVDAIVSQVMIFLKEKNLQLLHDIPDQIKTLPLYGDQIKLQRVLSDFLLSVVHHAPSPDGWVEIKVLPGLKLIQDGNELIHLQLRMTHPGQGLPAALIDDMSGERNRWTTQEGIALNVAQKLLNVMNGHVRYVRGEDKCYFLIDVELQTSKPTQHGPKLEVTQEIEI